A stretch of Rhododendron vialii isolate Sample 1 chromosome 4a, ASM3025357v1 DNA encodes these proteins:
- the LOC131324808 gene encoding uncharacterized protein LOC131324808 isoform X2, which produces MAAISPSHDHVEDEEKYVLLDLDGVSGQVHIPPNAPYVLSGLDTLNPILVIDNKVKLIGEYEETIGTCFVFTEGESAPVIHEETGPSEANLFSGKFIIDPKQPPAKEVNPVARLHQILKFRLLPESDIEDITAEPTTQTGLPD; this is translated from the exons ATGGCCGCTATTTCTCCGTCCCATGATCATGTGGAGGATGAAGAAAAGTATGTATTGCTTGATTTAGATGGGGTTTCTGGGCAAGTCCATATTCCACCAAATGCACCATATGTTCTATCT GGTCTTGACACCTTAAACCCAATTTTGGTTATCGACAATAAAGTAAAGTTG ATTGGGGAATATGAAGAAACAATTGGAACATGCTTTGTTTTCACTGAAGGCG AATCTGCTCCTGTTATACATGAAGAGACTGGACCATCTGAAGCTAACCTTTTCTCCGGGAAATTCATAATAGACCCGAAGCAACCTCCAGCCAAGGAAGTGAATCCAGTGGCCCGCCTCCATCAGATTCTGAAGTTCAGATTATTACCCGAATCTGATATCGAAGATATAACAGCGGAACCGACTACACAGACTGGTTTACCTGATTGA
- the LOC131324808 gene encoding uncharacterized protein LOC131324808 isoform X5, translated as MAAISPSHDHVEDEEKYVLLDLDGVSGQVHIPPNAPYVLSGLDTLNPILVIDNKVKLVSQKFGKVLLGNMKKQLEHALFSLKANLLLLYMKRLDHLKLTFSPGNS; from the exons ATGGCCGCTATTTCTCCGTCCCATGATCATGTGGAGGATGAAGAAAAGTATGTATTGCTTGATTTAGATGGGGTTTCTGGGCAAGTCCATATTCCACCAAATGCACCATATGTTCTATCT GGTCTTGACACCTTAAACCCAATTTTGGTTATCGACAATAAAGTAAAGTTGGTGAGTCAAAAGTTTGGAAAGGTTTT ATTGGGGAATATGAAGAAACAATTGGAACATGCTTTGTTTTCACTGAAGGCG AATCTGCTCCTGTTATACATGAAGAGACTGGACCATCTGAAGCTAACCTTTTCTCCGGGAAATTCATAA
- the LOC131324808 gene encoding uncharacterized protein LOC131324808 isoform X4 — MGFLGKSIFHQMHHMFYLYVHNGLDTLNPILVIDNKVKLIGEYEETIGTCFVFTEGESAPVIHEETGPSEANLFSGKFIIDPKQPPAKEVNPVARLHQILKFRLLPESDIEDITAEPTTQTGLPD, encoded by the exons ATGGGGTTTCTGGGCAAGTCCATATTCCACCAAATGCACCATATGTTCTATCTGTATGTCCAtaac GGTCTTGACACCTTAAACCCAATTTTGGTTATCGACAATAAAGTAAAGTTG ATTGGGGAATATGAAGAAACAATTGGAACATGCTTTGTTTTCACTGAAGGCG AATCTGCTCCTGTTATACATGAAGAGACTGGACCATCTGAAGCTAACCTTTTCTCCGGGAAATTCATAATAGACCCGAAGCAACCTCCAGCCAAGGAAGTGAATCCAGTGGCCCGCCTCCATCAGATTCTGAAGTTCAGATTATTACCCGAATCTGATATCGAAGATATAACAGCGGAACCGACTACACAGACTGGTTTACCTGATTGA
- the LOC131324808 gene encoding uncharacterized protein LOC131324808 isoform X3: MGFLGKSIFHQMHHMFYLYVHNGLDTLNPILVIDNKVKLVSQKFGKIGEYEETIGTCFVFTEGESAPVIHEETGPSEANLFSGKFIIDPKQPPAKEVNPVARLHQILKFRLLPESDIEDITAEPTTQTGLPD; encoded by the exons ATGGGGTTTCTGGGCAAGTCCATATTCCACCAAATGCACCATATGTTCTATCTGTATGTCCAtaac GGTCTTGACACCTTAAACCCAATTTTGGTTATCGACAATAAAGTAAAGTTGGTGAGTCAAAAGTTTGGAAAG ATTGGGGAATATGAAGAAACAATTGGAACATGCTTTGTTTTCACTGAAGGCG AATCTGCTCCTGTTATACATGAAGAGACTGGACCATCTGAAGCTAACCTTTTCTCCGGGAAATTCATAATAGACCCGAAGCAACCTCCAGCCAAGGAAGTGAATCCAGTGGCCCGCCTCCATCAGATTCTGAAGTTCAGATTATTACCCGAATCTGATATCGAAGATATAACAGCGGAACCGACTACACAGACTGGTTTACCTGATTGA
- the LOC131324808 gene encoding uncharacterized protein LOC131324808 isoform X1, producing the protein MAAISPSHDHVEDEEKYVLLDLDGVSGQVHIPPNAPYVLSGLDTLNPILVIDNKVKLVSQKFGKIGEYEETIGTCFVFTEGESAPVIHEETGPSEANLFSGKFIIDPKQPPAKEVNPVARLHQILKFRLLPESDIEDITAEPTTQTGLPD; encoded by the exons ATGGCCGCTATTTCTCCGTCCCATGATCATGTGGAGGATGAAGAAAAGTATGTATTGCTTGATTTAGATGGGGTTTCTGGGCAAGTCCATATTCCACCAAATGCACCATATGTTCTATCT GGTCTTGACACCTTAAACCCAATTTTGGTTATCGACAATAAAGTAAAGTTGGTGAGTCAAAAGTTTGGAAAG ATTGGGGAATATGAAGAAACAATTGGAACATGCTTTGTTTTCACTGAAGGCG AATCTGCTCCTGTTATACATGAAGAGACTGGACCATCTGAAGCTAACCTTTTCTCCGGGAAATTCATAATAGACCCGAAGCAACCTCCAGCCAAGGAAGTGAATCCAGTGGCCCGCCTCCATCAGATTCTGAAGTTCAGATTATTACCCGAATCTGATATCGAAGATATAACAGCGGAACCGACTACACAGACTGGTTTACCTGATTGA